One segment of Rhipicephalus sanguineus isolate Rsan-2018 unplaced genomic scaffold, BIME_Rsan_1.4 Seq4286, whole genome shotgun sequence DNA contains the following:
- the LOC119377289 gene encoding uncharacterized protein LOC119377289, whose product MEPLKKRKKRGRYKEYLHPGATFSVPRSTDASARLRTASAAATSQPVSASCDINQDDSVAMGQECSAEASATPVGAHGMESQDLTDDEFNSTDVRECDLNGNVDLEGHNQDAQEQEEGSSEP is encoded by the exons ATGGAACCGCTGaaaaaacgcaagaagcgcggaCGTTACAAGGAATACTTACATCCTGGAGCAACGTTTTCCGTACCCAGGTCTACAGATGCATCCGCGCGGCTTCGAACGGCATCTGCAGCAGCg ACATCCCAGCCGGTCAGCGCTTCCTGCGATATTAACCAGGATGACAGCGTAGCGATGGGCCAAGAATGCAGCGCCGAGGCATCTGCTACGCCAGTCGGGGCACATGGCATGGAATCGCAGGATCTCACAGATGATGAATTCAACAGTACCGATGTGCGCGAATGTGACCTTAACGGAAATGTTGACTTG GAAGGTCATAACCAGGATGCACAAGAGCAAGAAGAGGGCTCGAGTGAGCCATAA